The proteins below come from a single Eucalyptus grandis isolate ANBG69807.140 chromosome 3, ASM1654582v1, whole genome shotgun sequence genomic window:
- the LOC104455132 gene encoding acetyl-CoA-benzylalcohol acetyltransferase: MKIEVQSKKLIKPSAPTPNHSRKLNISGIDEIMSSLYHGFLFYYQANGENHEDDICQRLRLLEESLSDTLMIFYPLAGRYVEEELFIDCNDQGVEFVHAKVNGQLDQLLHGEFDTDLLGRLSEFRVGPAGNPLVVIQVNVFECGGLVISLRSCHKLGDMAAMATFMNSWATACRSGIRELASPYFQMSSLFPVKRSGVFINPPLLAGVKLTMNRFLFSGAALSRLKLAGPKNMRISRVEAVSALLCKAFVTMDRAKHGRLRPLVVYQNLNLRGRVNLPIPTNAFGNVITKVVARHTMSQSSLDFEAFLKMIHGMFANVKARFAAIADTEMCMDMVKDSVREYEEGMNSEEENVVNFTSWCGFPFYDIDFGWGRPDLVSSACVPLRKIILLDSKSEGGIDAWIVLSQEEKVLLEQDPDIAAFTS, from the coding sequence ATGAAGATCGAAGTGCAAAGCAAGAAATTGATCAAGCCATCGGCTCCGACACCGAACCACAGTCGAAAGCTAAACATTTCAGGTATTGATGAGATTATGTCTTCACTGTACCATGGTTTCCTTTTCTACTACCAGGCCAACGGCGAAAACCATGAAGACGATATTTGCCAAAGGCTTCGCCTTTTGGAGGAGTCGCTTTCGGATACCCTGATGATCTTCTACCCTCTAGCTGGTCGGTACGTCGAGGAAGAGCTCTTTATCGACTGTAACGACCAAGGAGTAGAATTTGTGCATGCCAAAGTGAATGGCCAGCTCGATCAGCTCCTCCATGGAGAATTTGACACAGACCTGCTTGGCCGTTTGTCCGAGTTCCGAGTGGGACCAGCCGGCAATCCCCTAGTCGTGATTCAAGTGAATGTGTTCGAGTGTGGGGGACTTGTGATCAGCCTGCGCTCTTGTCACAAGTTAGGCGACATGGCCGCCATGGCGACATTCATGAACTCATGGGCAACCGCGTGCAGGAGCGGAATCCGCGAATTAGCCTCACCTTATTTCCAGATGTCCTCTCTATTCCCGGTGAAGAGGTCGGGGGTATTTATTAACCCTCCACTTCTTGCTGGAGTAAAACTCACGATGAATCGGTTCTTGTTCAGTGGTGCGGCCCTATCGAGATTGAAATTAGCTGGCCCTAAAAATATGAGGATATCAAGAGTGGAGGCTGTGTCCGCACTGTTATGTAAGGCATTCGTAACTATGGATCGAGCGAAACACGGGCGCCTAAGGCCCCTTGTCGTTTACCAGAACTTGAACTTGCGTGGGAGAGTCAATCTACCCATACCGACAAATGCGTTCGGTAACGTCATCACCAAGGTCGTCGCCCGACACACGATGAGTCAGAGCAGCCTGGATTTCGAAGCGTTTTTGAAGATGATCCACGGTATGTTTGCGAATGTGAAGGCAAGGTTCGCAGCCATAGCCGACACAGAGATGTGTATGGATATGGTGAAGGATTCTGTAAGAGAATACGAGGAGGGGATGAACAGTGAGGAAGAGAATGTGGTGAACTTTACAAGCTGGTGTGGTTTCCCATTCTACGACATCGATTTTGGTTGGGGGAGACCGGACTTGGTGAGCAGCGCATGCGTGCCTCTCCGCAAGATTATTCTCCTTGATAGTAAATCTGAGGGTGGAATCGATGCATGGATCGTACTAAGCCAAGAGGAGAAGGTTCTTCTTGAGCAAGACCCTGACATTGCTGCTTTTACTTCTTGA